Part of the Prevotella communis genome is shown below.
GTACCCACATAGATATTATAGCCATTTGAATACAGACAAGTGATACTTTCGTCCAGGAACAGTCCCTTGCGCTCTACGGTCAGGTTACTGGCATCCATGCGATGCACGCCCTGATTCGTACCAAGCCATATATCGTCCTGATAGCCCTCGGTTATCGAGGTGATAACCATGTCTCCCACGGTGATCAGCTGTGCCTTGACGCCGGAAGACATCATACGCAACTTATACAGTCCCACGCCGTCTACAGTAACCAGCACGTCACCGCTACTTGTCACGACGATAGGATGTGTCGTACGGTATTCCTCACTGCCACTGACATTCTCAAAGGGATTGACGATGCAGTCGGTTGAGCGTTTCAGCACAAAGACCCTGGAGTCATACATGCGCATCCACACGTTCTGCTGATTGTCCACAGCCAACTGTGCTATACGGTTATGCAGATTCCTGATATGACTGGCAGCGCCCGTCTTATAATTAAAGAAGTTGTATCCGTCAAATCTGGAAAGGCCATTCCAGGTGGCAAGCCATATATAGCCATAGTCATCCTGCACCATATGCGCAATGGCATTGCTCGCTAATCCGTCATCCGTTGAGAAATGACGACGCGTAGCCTGAATCTGCTGAGCATTGACATCCGTTCCACCCAGTTGGAAGATACAAGCAATCGCAAGAAATATTTGTGTGACCTTTCTCATTGTATTTCCTTTTGTATAGATTTACGGCTACGAAATTACAAATATTTTTTCTGAGTTGATACGTTTTTATCTTTTTTAACGATTCTTATGCTCTAAAAACCACCTATGGGTCCAGAACACGTACATCAGAAGAGCCGCAACAACAAGGAGGAATGCCACCATGAGCATCTCCATCGTACGTCCGCTGAAGAAGTAATAGCCCACGCCGACACCGATAGCCAAGCCACTCTCCCACCCCAGCATGAAGGTGCTCTGCGAGGTACCTCGCTGGCAGTGACGGCTCAACTTGATGAAGAACAGCAGGAACCTACCGCCCACCAGTCCTACTCCCAAGCCCAGAAGGGGCGTTGTCAGGGGTGAATAGCGGGACGTCAGAAGTATAATCAACGAGGCGCCTATCAGCAACAGGCCGGTAATCACCTCACTCTTCAGTTCTGCATCACAAAACACGAAGCGCTGGGCCAGCAGGGCCAACAGGAAACCCAGCATCACCATGCCGTAAGCATGTACAGGCACTGGGAGCGACATCAGCATACCGATAGCCGTCGTCACCAACAAGAGGTTCAGGAAGAGTGTCCATCCTGACGTCAGGAAAAACCTGTCAAGACTCAGCACATGCAGGTTGTCCTCCGGAATACGGAACGGAAAGCGGATAAACGATACCAGTAAGATAGCCGCCACGCAACATACCAG
Proteins encoded:
- a CDS encoding MFS transporter; this translates as MNTQGTRLHIGLWHKEFWLMVLANLLLSMAVTMLIPTLPIWLKEAAGLDNRQVGLVMGSFALGLFLPGAFCSYLVQQYRRNVVFMICVLVLAASMTLPFFKLPALHLYPIILVWRGLQGAAFGLAQMVLSSTLIIDTCESHQRTEANHSATWFGRFALSLGPMAGLLMMQLSSLIVPSSIPASPMSTLNVFFLALVCCVAAILLVSFIRFPFRIPEDNLHVLSLDRFFLTSGWTLFLNLLLVTTAIGMLMSLPVPVHAYGMVMLGFLLALLAQRFVFCDAELKSEVITGLLLIGASLIILLTSRYSPLTTPLLGLGVGLVGGRFLLFFIKLSRHCQRGTSQSTFMLGWESGLAIGVGVGYYFFSGRTMEMLMVAFLLVVAALLMYVFWTHRWFLEHKNR